In a single window of the Arthrobacter sp. StoSoilA2 genome:
- a CDS encoding metallophosphoesterase — protein sequence MQFPDSLANRVRTIGRGFAVTTALGATAGAAAAAYGWWEKDQFGVRRETLPILPEGSEPFRVLHLSDIHFVPGQYKKTRWLQSLVDLKPDLVVNTGDNLSHEQAVDPLISALRPLMEFPGVFVPGSNDYYAPRIKNPAGYFRGPSKLRTDPIKLDWPRLRSAFGMGGWIDLTNRAQSVVLNGLRFDFSGVDDPHLKRERYAGWPRGTVNQDARPHLRVAVIHAPYQRVLDHFTEAEANLILAGHTHGGQICIPGYGALVSNCDLPTWRAKGLHDWESDGFTTPVNVSGGIGTSRYAPVRIACRPEAVLLTLTARS from the coding sequence GTGCAGTTCCCTGATTCCCTGGCAAACCGCGTCCGCACTATCGGGCGCGGTTTCGCCGTCACCACTGCCCTCGGCGCCACTGCCGGCGCGGCAGCTGCTGCCTACGGTTGGTGGGAAAAGGACCAGTTCGGGGTCCGTCGTGAGACTCTCCCCATCCTCCCCGAAGGGTCTGAGCCGTTCCGCGTACTGCACCTGAGCGATATCCATTTCGTTCCCGGACAGTACAAGAAAACCCGGTGGCTGCAGTCTTTGGTGGATTTGAAGCCCGATCTTGTAGTCAACACCGGAGACAACCTCAGCCATGAACAGGCCGTGGATCCGCTGATCAGCGCCCTCCGGCCTCTCATGGAATTTCCCGGCGTCTTCGTCCCGGGCTCCAACGACTACTACGCACCCAGGATCAAGAACCCTGCGGGCTACTTCCGCGGACCGTCGAAGCTCAGGACCGATCCCATCAAGCTCGACTGGCCCAGATTGCGGTCTGCTTTCGGCATGGGAGGCTGGATCGACCTCACCAACCGTGCGCAGTCGGTGGTGTTGAACGGCCTGCGTTTCGATTTCTCGGGCGTAGACGATCCCCACTTGAAGCGCGAACGCTATGCCGGTTGGCCCCGCGGCACCGTGAACCAGGATGCCCGCCCTCATTTGAGGGTCGCCGTCATCCATGCGCCGTACCAGCGCGTCCTGGACCACTTCACCGAAGCCGAGGCAAACCTGATCCTCGCCGGACATACTCATGGTGGCCAGATCTGCATCCCAGGTTACGGCGCTCTCGTCTCCAACTGCGACCTGCCGACATGGCGGGCCAAGGGCCTCCACGATTGGGAAAGCGACGGGTTCACGACGCCGGTGAACGTCTCAGGCGGCATTGGCACCTCGCGCTACGCCCCGGTCCGGATCGCGTGCCGCCCGGAAGCGGTCCTGCTGACGCTCACGGCCCGCAGCTAA
- a CDS encoding ABC transporter ATP-binding protein, which yields MSKQTSFFTSVGRLYPHVRPILPRLFMGLLCALLASIVALTIPQVLRVLVNTSLQPGGDPGAVWIAAVVILALGVAEAGLVALRRQFVINPATTVETRMRVSLYGHLQQLTVSFHDRWGSGQLLSRAMTDLSFLRRWMAFGAIMLVVTTLTVIIGVGVMFSMSWQLALIFLGAAVPIMVNSFRFRRRFSRATRLSQDQAGDLATTVEESVHGIRVLKAFGRSREALENFNGQAEELRQTEIAKAKQQAGFTLVVTLLPELALGVGLVVGIMLAASGQLSIGSLVAFFATAAVVATPVEFSGMLLAMALTAKTALDRHFEVMDTENTITSPDHAEVPATVRGALRFEHAGFGFDDGGMLLHDITLDIRPGETMALVGITGSGKSSLLQLVPRLYDVKEGSVTIDGVDVRDYDIEELRRIVAVAFEDTTLFSSSVRDNVLLGAAEPSEAALDEALDVAQAHFAYSLPDGVDTLIGEEGLSLSGGQRQRIALARAIAAKPKVLVLDDPLSALDVNTEERVEARLREVLHETTTLIVAHRPSTVALADRVALLENGTITAVGTHTELLTENAHYRYVIASLDTGPRDLDSELDELEDAEEARR from the coding sequence ATGTCCAAACAAACGTCATTCTTCACATCCGTCGGCCGCCTGTACCCTCATGTGCGGCCCATCCTCCCCCGGCTTTTTATGGGCCTCCTCTGCGCACTGCTCGCCAGCATCGTCGCGCTGACGATTCCCCAGGTGCTGCGTGTATTGGTCAACACGTCGCTTCAACCCGGCGGTGACCCAGGCGCTGTCTGGATTGCCGCCGTCGTGATTCTTGCGCTTGGTGTGGCTGAAGCCGGACTGGTGGCCTTGCGCAGGCAGTTCGTGATCAACCCGGCTACGACGGTTGAGACGAGGATGCGCGTATCGCTGTACGGTCACCTCCAGCAGCTCACAGTGTCTTTCCATGATCGCTGGGGCTCCGGCCAGTTGCTGTCCCGCGCCATGACGGACTTGAGTTTTCTGCGCCGCTGGATGGCGTTCGGCGCGATCATGCTGGTGGTCACCACGTTGACAGTGATTATTGGCGTCGGAGTCATGTTCTCCATGAGTTGGCAACTGGCGTTGATCTTCCTCGGCGCGGCTGTGCCGATCATGGTCAATTCGTTCCGCTTCCGCCGTCGCTTCAGCCGGGCCACACGCCTCAGCCAGGATCAGGCGGGCGATCTTGCTACCACCGTGGAAGAGTCCGTCCACGGCATCCGCGTCCTGAAGGCTTTCGGCCGCAGCCGCGAAGCGCTGGAGAATTTCAACGGCCAGGCAGAAGAGCTGCGGCAGACGGAGATTGCCAAGGCGAAGCAGCAAGCCGGCTTCACGCTGGTGGTCACGTTGCTGCCTGAGTTGGCACTGGGCGTCGGACTGGTGGTGGGCATCATGCTCGCAGCAAGCGGACAGTTGAGTATCGGCTCGCTGGTTGCGTTCTTCGCCACCGCCGCCGTGGTGGCCACTCCCGTGGAATTTTCCGGCATGCTCCTGGCCATGGCACTGACTGCCAAGACTGCACTGGACCGCCACTTCGAAGTCATGGATACCGAGAACACCATCACTTCGCCGGATCATGCCGAGGTGCCGGCAACGGTGAGGGGAGCCTTGCGCTTTGAGCACGCGGGCTTCGGATTCGACGACGGCGGGATGCTCCTGCACGACATCACCCTGGACATTCGTCCGGGCGAAACCATGGCACTGGTGGGCATCACCGGCAGTGGCAAGAGCTCCCTGCTGCAACTGGTCCCCCGCCTGTACGACGTCAAGGAAGGCTCCGTGACGATTGACGGCGTGGACGTCCGCGACTACGACATCGAGGAACTCCGGCGGATCGTGGCGGTGGCTTTCGAGGACACCACATTGTTCTCAAGCTCGGTACGGGACAACGTCCTGCTCGGCGCCGCTGAGCCCAGCGAGGCCGCCCTTGACGAAGCTTTGGACGTCGCCCAAGCCCACTTCGCGTACTCTTTGCCGGACGGTGTCGACACCCTGATTGGTGAGGAAGGATTGAGCCTTTCAGGTGGCCAGCGGCAGCGCATTGCCCTCGCCAGGGCCATCGCTGCGAAGCCGAAAGTCCTGGTCCTGGACGACCCTCTCTCGGCTTTGGACGTCAACACTGAGGAACGCGTGGAAGCAAGGCTGCGCGAGGTACTTCACGAGACAACCACGCTGATCGTCGCACACCGGCCTTCGACCGTGGCATTGGCGGACCGCGTGGCATTGCTTGAGAACGGAACCATCACCGCAGTCGGAACCCACACGGAACTGTTGACCGAAAACGCCCACTACCGCTACGTCATCGCAAGCCTGGATACCGGTCCGAGAGATCTGGACAGCGAACTGGACGAGCTCGAAGACGCCGAGGAGGCCCGCCGGTGA
- a CDS encoding ABC transporter ATP-binding protein, translating into MSATTFGTANEDNTLLSKADSKAVRRRSLALLGSLIRPVRLRFWMTIVMVVVSQLTRVAGPALIAFGIDTALPALQAGDNGPLVLAGALYLAAAVATAAMTALYVTSTAQLSQAMLLDLRVRVFRHTQRLSLEFHEKYTSGRIIARQTSDLEALRELLDSGVSSLASGMLFMLFTAFTVFALDWRSGLIMLAAGVPMFFLARWYQKHSQIAFRESRVVSARLIVHFVETMTGIRAVKAFRKERENADRYGALAEDYRKNTVRSINLNGIFQPGLVLIGNVCVAAVLLFGGFRVLSGDLAVGVLLALILSTKRFFQPVDQMAMFYNSFQSAQAALEKVSGLLEEVPTVRPPKNPVPLNSSRGEIDFKGVQFGYSDGKVVVPKLDLHIPAGQTVALVGQTGAGKSTLAKLVARFYDVTSGAITLDGVDLRDLATTDLRRAVVMVTQEAFLFSGSVAENIALGRPEASRAEIEAAAKAVGAHEFILSLPEGYDTDVNKRGGRVSSGQRQLIGFARAFLAAPAVLILDEATSSLDIPSERMVQAGLAHLLEGVAGQNAARTAIIIAHRLSTVETADRVLVVHDGRIVEDGTPAELITGGGRFARLHGAWRDSLV; encoded by the coding sequence GTGAGCGCCACAACCTTTGGAACCGCCAACGAGGACAACACGCTCCTGAGCAAAGCAGACAGCAAAGCAGTACGACGCCGGTCACTCGCCTTGCTGGGCTCGCTGATCCGCCCGGTGCGGTTGCGTTTCTGGATGACGATCGTGATGGTGGTGGTTTCGCAGCTCACCCGCGTTGCGGGGCCGGCCCTGATCGCCTTTGGGATCGACACCGCCTTGCCCGCATTGCAAGCCGGTGACAATGGACCGTTGGTGCTCGCCGGTGCTTTGTACCTGGCTGCGGCCGTCGCCACTGCTGCTATGACCGCCCTCTACGTAACGTCCACAGCCCAATTAAGCCAGGCCATGCTGCTGGACCTCCGGGTCCGCGTCTTCAGGCATACCCAGCGGTTGAGCCTTGAATTCCATGAGAAGTACACGTCCGGCCGCATCATCGCCCGTCAAACCTCGGACCTCGAAGCGCTGCGGGAATTGCTGGACTCCGGCGTAAGCTCCCTCGCGTCGGGCATGCTGTTCATGCTCTTCACGGCCTTCACGGTATTTGCCTTGGACTGGCGCAGTGGATTGATCATGCTTGCGGCGGGTGTGCCCATGTTCTTCCTCGCGCGCTGGTACCAAAAGCATTCGCAGATTGCTTTCCGGGAATCCCGCGTGGTTTCGGCCCGGTTGATCGTGCACTTCGTGGAAACCATGACCGGTATCCGTGCCGTGAAGGCCTTCCGCAAGGAGCGTGAGAACGCTGACCGCTATGGTGCGTTGGCTGAGGACTACCGCAAGAACACCGTGCGCTCCATCAACCTGAACGGCATCTTCCAGCCGGGACTGGTTCTGATCGGCAACGTGTGTGTGGCTGCAGTCCTGTTGTTCGGCGGGTTCAGGGTGCTCAGCGGAGACCTCGCCGTGGGCGTCCTCCTGGCCCTCATCCTGTCCACCAAGCGCTTCTTCCAGCCGGTGGACCAGATGGCCATGTTCTACAACTCCTTCCAGAGCGCACAGGCGGCATTGGAAAAAGTATCCGGGCTCCTGGAGGAAGTGCCTACCGTCCGGCCTCCGAAGAACCCTGTGCCGCTGAACAGTTCACGCGGAGAGATCGACTTCAAGGGTGTGCAGTTCGGGTACAGCGATGGCAAGGTGGTTGTGCCCAAACTGGACCTCCACATTCCGGCTGGCCAAACCGTTGCCCTGGTCGGGCAGACAGGCGCGGGTAAGTCCACCTTGGCCAAACTCGTTGCGCGCTTCTACGACGTCACGTCCGGCGCCATCACTTTGGACGGAGTTGACCTTCGCGACCTCGCTACCACCGACCTACGCCGCGCAGTGGTCATGGTGACCCAGGAAGCCTTCCTCTTCAGTGGCTCCGTGGCGGAGAACATCGCATTGGGACGACCTGAAGCTTCCCGAGCCGAAATAGAGGCTGCCGCTAAAGCAGTGGGCGCCCATGAATTCATCCTGAGCTTGCCCGAAGGATATGACACGGATGTCAATAAGCGTGGTGGGCGGGTCTCATCGGGGCAGCGCCAACTTATCGGCTTCGCCAGGGCTTTCCTCGCCGCGCCGGCCGTCCTGATTCTCGACGAAGCAACGTCGTCGCTGGATATTCCTTCGGAGCGGATGGTCCAGGCAGGGCTTGCGCATCTTCTGGAGGGTGTCGCCGGCCAGAATGCTGCCCGCACTGCCATCATCATCGCCCACCGTCTCTCCACTGTGGAGACAGCAGACAGGGTGCTGGTGGTCCACGACGGCCGGATTGTCGAGGACGGAACACCGGCCGAGCTGATCACTGGTGGCGGCCGGTTTGCGCGGCTTCATGGTGCATGGAGGGACTCGCTCGTGTGA
- a CDS encoding helix-turn-helix transcriptional regulator, translated as MGNGFGEKLRAERLERGLTQAELGKNLYSPSYISLLETGRREPTAEVIEELARRLELAPKALEAWSQPVSVSDAEYVLAGLYARQAWDLRDYQLAASHAATAAQIALEAKNNSAWWNMTYMQAECVMKQGQLKECQQIVEHLLEHPMATESAGLGVRAWQMLAAVCHGQGQLATAVEHAKKAVQLSEQLPKGSTLIIGAHRALIGALAESGKLDEAWQYCLTMIEHMDEHSMSQLAGEVAWVVGNVAFMRHDYVEGIKHHERAAKLLSPANDIELWARFNKASAAVRLSSGIVEPETLSAIERAELALSIVGGNKTDQLEVAFIRARWLYLTGDIPAAVDKLREIYKDRKVLARHTAGEVSLLLGKSLKAAGETTEALHYLEEAQHDFSAAGASDRVQQAMDAVLEIRLAERRAAASHPEAHSEAS; from the coding sequence GTGGGAAACGGATTCGGCGAGAAGCTACGTGCCGAACGGCTCGAACGCGGGTTGACGCAGGCAGAACTGGGCAAAAACCTGTATTCCCCGAGCTACATTTCGCTGCTTGAAACAGGTCGACGCGAGCCGACTGCCGAGGTCATCGAGGAGCTGGCACGCAGGCTTGAGCTGGCACCCAAGGCGTTGGAAGCCTGGAGCCAACCCGTTTCGGTGAGCGATGCAGAGTACGTGCTCGCCGGCTTGTATGCCCGGCAGGCGTGGGACCTGCGCGACTACCAACTCGCAGCAAGCCACGCAGCCACTGCGGCGCAGATCGCCCTCGAGGCGAAGAACAACAGCGCCTGGTGGAACATGACCTACATGCAAGCCGAGTGTGTGATGAAGCAAGGCCAGCTCAAGGAATGCCAACAAATTGTTGAGCACTTGCTGGAACATCCCATGGCCACGGAATCCGCGGGCCTTGGCGTGCGGGCATGGCAGATGCTTGCCGCAGTCTGTCACGGACAGGGTCAGCTGGCCACCGCCGTCGAGCATGCAAAGAAGGCCGTGCAACTGTCCGAACAGCTGCCCAAGGGATCCACGCTGATCATCGGCGCGCACCGCGCGCTGATCGGCGCCCTCGCGGAGAGCGGCAAGCTGGATGAAGCATGGCAGTACTGCCTGACCATGATCGAGCACATGGACGAGCACTCCATGTCCCAACTGGCCGGCGAGGTCGCGTGGGTAGTGGGCAACGTTGCTTTCATGCGACACGACTACGTGGAGGGCATCAAGCACCACGAGCGCGCGGCGAAGCTGCTCTCCCCGGCCAACGACATCGAACTGTGGGCCCGTTTCAACAAGGCATCGGCGGCCGTCAGGTTGTCCTCCGGCATTGTTGAGCCCGAAACCCTATCCGCGATTGAACGTGCTGAGCTGGCATTGTCCATCGTCGGGGGAAACAAGACGGACCAGCTTGAAGTAGCGTTTATCCGCGCCCGCTGGCTGTACCTGACGGGCGATATTCCGGCCGCGGTGGACAAGCTTCGCGAGATCTACAAGGACCGCAAGGTGTTGGCTCGCCACACGGCTGGAGAGGTCTCCCTGTTGCTGGGAAAGTCCTTGAAGGCAGCAGGTGAAACCACGGAGGCCCTGCACTACCTGGAAGAGGCCCAGCACGACTTCAGTGCAGCCGGCGCCTCGGACCGGGTCCAGCAAGCCATGGATGCTGTCCTGGAGATCCGTCTGGCGGAACGCCGCGCCGCTGCATCACACCCCGAAGCGCACTCCGAAGCCAGCTAA